The Flavobacterium jumunjinense genome includes a region encoding these proteins:
- a CDS encoding S9 family peptidase, whose amino-acid sequence MKRYLLSLFVLLSILVNSQSLQLEQIMKGDGFIGNQPDNTHWSIDGSTVYFDWNPKNEIGGSTYYWNEKSSKVQLLEEDQKEFSEINAQSQREYDVVYYSKRGNLYAYVRKTKEIKKLYTSSDKIYGIERSTNQDVLFYQQNRNLFQLNVKDFAIKQLTNFKNGNESTKSTKIDNYLGKQQEELFQFVRDNKAKEDWCDKKNENSKSDLPKTIYYGSESLEQIQASPDGKFVTFRLSTYPSETQTKVEHFVTADGYTNNEVARTKVSIDNLSKHKMGVFNIEKDTVYYVSFSKLSGIKEYPAYYQEYQELKEKEKEEKAIVMLRLIYNKDGSRSVFEIRSQDNKDRWIVQLNLNTGEITELEHQHDEAWIGGPGIPNYSFWGGNLGFLNDNETIYFQSETTGYSHLYTINLKTKKKTQLTTGNWEVRNATLSQDGKSFYLTTNTNHPGNREFHKLDIASKKMTAILNADGAHEVVLSPDEKKLAVRYSYKNKPWELYIADNKPNTTLKKITHSTTPEFEAYNWRNPDVITFKATDGANVNARLYKPKEETKNKAAIIFVHGAGYLQNAHNYWSSYHREFMFHNLLSDLGYTVLDIDYRGSDGYGRDVRTGIYRQMGGLDLSDQLDGKKYLVENLGIDANRVGIYGGSYGGFITLMALLTKPNEFKAGAALRSVTDWAHYNQGYTANILNFPETDSIAYKQSSPIYFAENLQDRLLMLHGMVDDNVQFQDVVRLSQRFIELGKKNWDIAIFPVEEHGFVKTYSWVDEYRRILNLFNENLLEKE is encoded by the coding sequence ATGAAAAGATATCTTTTGTCCCTTTTTGTATTGCTTTCCATTTTAGTTAATTCCCAATCACTCCAATTAGAGCAAATAATGAAGGGAGATGGTTTTATAGGAAATCAACCAGACAATACGCATTGGTCTATTGATGGAAGTACTGTATATTTCGATTGGAATCCGAAAAATGAAATAGGAGGAAGCACCTATTATTGGAATGAAAAGTCAAGTAAAGTGCAATTATTGGAAGAAGATCAAAAAGAATTTTCAGAAATAAATGCGCAGTCTCAAAGAGAATATGATGTAGTTTATTATTCAAAGAGAGGAAATTTATATGCATATGTTCGAAAAACTAAAGAAATTAAAAAACTATATACTTCTTCAGATAAAATCTATGGAATTGAAAGAAGTACTAATCAAGATGTACTATTCTATCAGCAAAACCGTAATTTATTTCAGTTGAATGTAAAAGATTTTGCAATAAAACAATTAACGAATTTTAAAAACGGTAATGAATCAACTAAGAGTACTAAAATAGATAATTATCTAGGGAAGCAACAGGAAGAACTATTTCAATTTGTTAGAGATAATAAAGCAAAAGAAGATTGGTGTGATAAAAAAAATGAAAATAGTAAAAGTGATTTGCCAAAAACAATTTATTATGGAAGTGAGTCGTTAGAACAAATACAGGCTTCTCCCGATGGTAAATTTGTAACGTTTAGACTTTCTACTTATCCCTCAGAGACACAAACAAAAGTAGAACATTTTGTTACTGCAGACGGTTATACTAATAATGAAGTAGCACGTACAAAAGTATCAATAGATAATTTGAGTAAGCATAAAATGGGTGTTTTTAATATAGAAAAAGATACAGTATATTATGTTTCATTTTCGAAATTATCAGGTATAAAAGAATATCCAGCATATTATCAGGAGTATCAAGAATTAAAAGAGAAAGAAAAGGAAGAAAAAGCAATTGTAATGTTGCGTCTAATTTATAATAAAGATGGAAGCAGATCCGTTTTTGAAATTAGAAGTCAGGACAACAAAGACAGATGGATTGTTCAATTAAATTTGAATACAGGTGAAATTACAGAATTAGAACACCAACATGATGAAGCTTGGATTGGTGGACCTGGAATACCTAATTATTCTTTTTGGGGAGGAAATTTAGGTTTCTTAAATGATAACGAGACAATCTATTTTCAATCAGAAACTACAGGATATTCTCATTTATATACTATCAATTTAAAAACAAAAAAGAAAACGCAATTAACCACTGGAAATTGGGAAGTGAGAAATGCGACACTTTCTCAAGATGGAAAATCGTTCTATTTGACTACCAATACTAATCACCCTGGAAACAGAGAGTTTCATAAATTAGATATTGCTTCAAAAAAAATGACAGCAATTTTAAATGCTGATGGAGCACATGAAGTTGTATTATCTCCAGATGAGAAGAAATTAGCAGTTCGTTATTCCTATAAAAATAAACCATGGGAATTATATATTGCAGACAACAAACCAAACACAACGTTAAAGAAAATAACACATTCAACTACACCAGAATTCGAAGCTTATAATTGGAGGAATCCAGATGTTATTACTTTTAAAGCAACAGATGGGGCAAATGTTAATGCAAGGCTCTATAAACCAAAAGAAGAAACGAAAAACAAAGCAGCAATTATATTTGTACACGGTGCAGGATACCTTCAAAATGCACATAATTATTGGAGTTCCTATCATCGTGAATTTATGTTTCATAACCTTTTGTCTGATTTAGGTTATACCGTTTTAGATATTGATTATAGAGGAAGTGATGGTTATGGTAGAGATGTTCGAACAGGAATTTACCGACAAATGGGTGGTTTGGATTTATCAGATCAATTAGATGGAAAAAAATATCTAGTTGAAAACTTAGGAATCGATGCGAATAGAGTAGGGATTTATGGTGGATCATATGGCGGTTTTATTACATTGATGGCATTGTTAACCAAGCCAAACGAATTTAAAGCTGGTGCAGCCTTGCGTTCTGTAACCGATTGGGCACATTACAATCAAGGTTATACTGCTAATATTCTAAATTTCCCAGAAACAGATAGTATTGCCTATAAACAAAGTTCTCCAATTTATTTTGCTGAGAACCTTCAAGACCGATTACTAATGTTACACGGAATGGTTGATGATAATGTTCAATTTCAAGATGTTGTTCGTTTATCGCAGCGTTTCATAGAATTAGGGAAGAAAAATTGGGACATTGCAATTTTTCCAGTGGAAGAACATGGTTTTGTAAAAACATACTCTTGGGTGGACGAATACCGACGAATATTAAATTTATTTAACGAGAATTTATTAGAGAAAGAATAA
- a CDS encoding GNAT family N-acetyltransferase, with protein sequence MIEVKEIATITEMLEQIEIIQQMYPDYTLEKYEALLNEMLPLQYKQVLVLENEVCIGLAGFWIATKLWSGKYLELDNVIVHTEHRSKGIGELIAEYLNKKAIEANCNVVVLDAYTSNYRAQKFFFNQGFVPQGFHFVKHLKK encoded by the coding sequence ATGATTGAGGTAAAAGAAATCGCTACAATAACAGAAATGTTGGAACAAATTGAAATTATCCAACAAATGTATCCTGATTATACTTTGGAAAAATATGAAGCATTGTTAAATGAAATGCTACCTTTACAATATAAACAAGTTTTGGTTCTTGAAAATGAAGTTTGTATTGGTTTGGCAGGATTTTGGATAGCTACTAAACTATGGTCGGGAAAATACCTTGAATTAGATAATGTAATAGTACATACAGAGCATCGTTCAAAAGGAATTGGAGAGCTAATTGCGGAATATCTAAACAAAAAAGCAATTGAAGCCAATTGTAATGTTGTTGTTTTGGATGCCTATACCTCTAATTATAGAGCGCAAAAATTTTTCTTTAATCAAGGTTTTGTTCCGCAAGGATTCCATTTTGTAAAACATTTAAAAAAATAG
- a CDS encoding lipopolysaccharide biosynthesis protein has protein sequence MSLYKKLLNQTAIYGIATVLPRMLSFLLVRLYVDYMPTEEYGAVSVIFAYLTFFNVVLSYGMETSFFRFYNTEVEKKKVVSTSTISLLVSTLLFLCLGLFFKENIALLSDIKVNYILYTVLILALDALVIIPFSRLRAEGRSLKYAIIKITNVAINLSLNVFLIVYLPEWYSKSSFLEAIYIPDFQVGYIFVSNLIASFFTLLVLLPDYFKLHWKFDTELWKRMMQYGFPILIAGIAFAINEHFDKILLKYMGVSLSDIGAYSACYKIGMFMVLFRTAYTLGIEPFFFSHANNKNAPKTYAEITKYFVIFGSFISLSVIVFADVLKLLLVPKSEYWIAMDIVPLIVIANFFLGIYTNLSVWYKLIDKTKIGAYISIVGALVTLLLNIVLIPFIGFVGSAIATILAYGTMMVISYKLGQKKYPIPYDKNKIGLYLGLSTVLSALSFYVDIFRETYIFGVVSILLFGYFVYRNEKELILKIVKRK, from the coding sequence TTGAGTCTTTATAAAAAATTACTGAATCAGACGGCTATTTATGGTATAGCAACTGTTTTGCCAAGAATGTTAAGTTTCCTATTGGTAAGACTATATGTAGACTATATGCCTACAGAAGAATATGGAGCTGTTTCAGTTATTTTTGCCTATTTAACCTTTTTCAATGTTGTTTTGTCTTACGGAATGGAGACTTCTTTTTTCCGTTTTTATAATACCGAAGTAGAAAAGAAAAAAGTAGTTTCAACTAGTACAATTTCACTTTTAGTTTCAACATTACTATTCTTATGTTTAGGTTTGTTTTTTAAAGAAAACATTGCCTTGTTGAGCGATATTAAAGTAAATTACATTCTCTATACGGTACTAATTTTAGCCTTAGATGCTTTAGTAATTATTCCTTTTTCAAGATTAAGAGCAGAAGGACGTTCCTTAAAATATGCAATTATAAAAATAACGAATGTTGCTATTAATTTAAGTTTGAATGTGTTTTTAATAGTTTATTTACCAGAATGGTACTCCAAAAGTAGTTTTTTAGAAGCTATTTATATTCCTGATTTTCAAGTAGGTTACATTTTTGTATCTAATTTAATAGCGAGTTTTTTCACACTGCTTGTATTACTTCCTGATTATTTTAAATTGCATTGGAAATTTGATACCGAGCTTTGGAAACGAATGATGCAATATGGTTTTCCTATTTTAATTGCAGGAATTGCCTTTGCTATTAACGAACATTTCGATAAAATTTTATTGAAATATATGGGCGTTTCTTTGTCCGATATTGGTGCGTATTCAGCGTGTTATAAGATTGGGATGTTTATGGTACTTTTCAGAACAGCTTACACTTTAGGCATTGAACCTTTCTTTTTTAGTCATGCCAATAATAAAAATGCTCCAAAAACCTATGCAGAAATCACCAAATACTTCGTTATTTTTGGTTCTTTTATTTCACTAAGTGTCATCGTTTTTGCAGATGTTCTAAAGTTGCTTTTAGTACCCAAATCAGAATATTGGATTGCAATGGATATTGTTCCTTTAATTGTAATTGCTAATTTCTTTCTAGGTATTTATACGAATCTTTCTGTTTGGTACAAATTAATTGATAAAACTAAAATTGGAGCTTATATTTCTATAGTTGGAGCTCTTGTTACCTTATTGTTAAACATCGTTTTAATTCCGTTTATAGGATTTGTAGGTTCTGCGATTGCAACGATTTTAGCATATGGTACAATGATGGTTATTTCCTATAAACTAGGACAAAAAAAATACCCTATTCCTTATGATAAAAATAAAATTGGACTTTATTTAGGACTTTCAACCGTGTTGAGCGCGTTGTCTTTTTATGTGGATATTTTTAGAGAAACTTATATTTTTGGAGTTGTATCTATTTTACTTTTTGGTTATTTTGTTTACCGTAATGAAAAAGAATTGATATTGAAGATTGTGAAGAGGAAATAG